The following proteins are encoded in a genomic region of Pagrus major chromosome 16, Pma_NU_1.0:
- the ap5m1 gene encoding AP-5 complex subunit mu-1 isoform X1, with product MSVRALWIISHEKGENVSIRFSRRFSTVEHRAKRLAGPNYVAVPEENTVLQLLLTELGLSDSNKPYVALRDDCLHCQRSPALELHVDGPAKGVLWPVLAISQGPLILACLPLVDAPAEPRPPLASLLSVSQGLTLLAGLQTFLLGSGGKLDSEGLASRLAMLPAVLLQVCPLGTPLDVPLLGAPATNTVPTPAGSQKQPAWKTGLHRGRAVVNVALVETVRSMQYGNRSRQDLWDVFGTVTCKCEVEGVLPNVTVTLTLPPNGSPLQDILVHPCVTSLDSTILTASSVDNYDGSAFSGPYKFPFSPPLEPFRLCSYTSQVPVPPILGSYQLREEENQLHVSVTLKLHESVKNSFEYCEAHLPFFNRDQMGVADVKVSFGQLDISKEKNLLVWALGQKFPKSREVTMEGKISFSGPTAGPSDPLCTELTAYIKLYFKVPDMTLSGCCVDQHSVQVYSSAKPRIVTSRELLSKEYFIWNSTGTAPVSSGQMML from the exons ATGAGTGTGCGTGCTTTGTGGATAATTTCTCACGAGAAGGGGGAAAATGTGTCAATACGCTTTTCAAG GAGGTTTTCTACTGTGGAGCACCGTGCAAAGAGGCTGGCAGGTCCCAACTATGTAGCAGTCCCAGAAGAAAACACTGTGCTGCAGCTCCTGCTCACTGAGCTGGGGCTTTCAGACTCAAACAAACCCTATGTAGCTCTCAGAGATGATTGCCTTCATTGTCAGCGATCACCAGCTCTGGAGCTGCATGTGGATGGCCCTGCAAAGGGAGTACTATGGCCAGTGTTGGCCATCTCACAAGGGCCTCTCATCCTAGCTTGCCTGCCTCTTGTGGATGCCCCTGCTGAGCCACGTCCACCCCTTGCcagcctgctgtctgtctcccaGGGCCTCACGCTCCTTGCAGGTCTGCAGACTTTTCTCCTCGGCTCTGGGGGGAAGCTTGACAGCGAGGGGCTGGCCTCTCGGCTGGCAATGCTGCCCGCTGTGCTCCTGCAGGTTTGTCCACTTGGCACACCCCTGGATGTGCCACTACTGGGGGCACCTGCGACAAACACAGTGCCCACTCCTGCTGGGAGCCAAAAGCAGCCAGCCTGGAAGACGGGTCTCCACCGCGGTCGAGCTGTGGTGAATGTGGCACTGGTAGAGACAGTACGCTCCATGCAGTATGGTAACCGGAGCAGACAGGACTTGTGGGATGTTTTTGGCACTGTGACATGCAAA TGTGAAGTGGAAGGAGTGCTCCCAAATGTGACGGTGACTCTCACACTGCCGCCAAATGGTTCTCCACTACAGGACATCCTGGTCCATCCTTGTGTCACCTCACTGGACTCTACTATCCTCACTGCCAGCAGCGTGGATAACTATGATGGCTCAGCTTTCTCTGGGCCGTACAAGttccccttctctcctcctctggagcCTTTCAGACTATGCAGCTATACATCTCAG GTCCCCGTTCCCCCTATCCTTGGTTCATATCAACTGAGGGAAGAAGAGAACCAGCTGCATGTGTCGGTGACCCTCAAACTTCATGAGAGTGTGAAGAACAGCTTTGAGTACTGTGAGGCACACCTGCCATTCTTTAACAG AGATCAGATGGGTGTTGCTGATGTGAAGGTGAGCTTCGGACAGCTGGATATCTCAAAGGAGAAGAACCTGTTGGTCTGGGCCCTGG GACAAAAGTTCCCTAAATCTCGTGAGGTCACAATGGAGGGCAAGATCAGTTTTTCTGGGCCGACAGCAGGACCCAGTGACCCCCTCTGCACAGAACTTACAGCCTACATCAAA TTGTATTTTAAAGTGCCTGACATGACACTGTCTGGATGCTGCGTGGACCAGCATTCAGTGCAGGTTTATTCCTCTGCCAAGCCACGGATTGTAACAT CCCGAGAACTTCTATCCAAAGAGTACTTCATATGGAACTCAACAGGAACTGCTCCGGTATCCTCTGGGCAGATGATGCTATAG
- the ap5m1 gene encoding AP-5 complex subunit mu-1 isoform X2, which produces MSVRALWIISHEKGENVSIRFSRRFSTVEHRAKRLAGPNYVAVPEENTVLQLLLTELGLSDSNKPYVALRDDCLHCQRSPALELHVDGPAKGVLWPVLAISQGPLILACLPLVDAPAEPRPPLASLLSVSQGLTLLAGLQTFLLGSGGKLDSEGLASRLAMLPAVLLQVCPLGTPLDVPLLGAPATNTVPTPAGSQKQPAWKTGLHRGRAVVNVALVETVRSMQYGNRSRQDLWDVFGTVTCKCEVEGVLPNVTVTLTLPPNGSPLQDILVHPCVTSLDSTILTASSVDNYDGSAFSGPYKFPFSPPLEPFRLCSYTSQVPVPPILGSYQLREEENQLHVSVTLKLHESVKNSFEYCEAHLPFFNRDQMGVADVKVSFGQLDISKEKNLLVWALGQKFPKSREVTMEGKISFSGPTAGPSDPLCTELTAYIKPENFYPKSTSYGTQQELLRYPLGR; this is translated from the exons ATGAGTGTGCGTGCTTTGTGGATAATTTCTCACGAGAAGGGGGAAAATGTGTCAATACGCTTTTCAAG GAGGTTTTCTACTGTGGAGCACCGTGCAAAGAGGCTGGCAGGTCCCAACTATGTAGCAGTCCCAGAAGAAAACACTGTGCTGCAGCTCCTGCTCACTGAGCTGGGGCTTTCAGACTCAAACAAACCCTATGTAGCTCTCAGAGATGATTGCCTTCATTGTCAGCGATCACCAGCTCTGGAGCTGCATGTGGATGGCCCTGCAAAGGGAGTACTATGGCCAGTGTTGGCCATCTCACAAGGGCCTCTCATCCTAGCTTGCCTGCCTCTTGTGGATGCCCCTGCTGAGCCACGTCCACCCCTTGCcagcctgctgtctgtctcccaGGGCCTCACGCTCCTTGCAGGTCTGCAGACTTTTCTCCTCGGCTCTGGGGGGAAGCTTGACAGCGAGGGGCTGGCCTCTCGGCTGGCAATGCTGCCCGCTGTGCTCCTGCAGGTTTGTCCACTTGGCACACCCCTGGATGTGCCACTACTGGGGGCACCTGCGACAAACACAGTGCCCACTCCTGCTGGGAGCCAAAAGCAGCCAGCCTGGAAGACGGGTCTCCACCGCGGTCGAGCTGTGGTGAATGTGGCACTGGTAGAGACAGTACGCTCCATGCAGTATGGTAACCGGAGCAGACAGGACTTGTGGGATGTTTTTGGCACTGTGACATGCAAA TGTGAAGTGGAAGGAGTGCTCCCAAATGTGACGGTGACTCTCACACTGCCGCCAAATGGTTCTCCACTACAGGACATCCTGGTCCATCCTTGTGTCACCTCACTGGACTCTACTATCCTCACTGCCAGCAGCGTGGATAACTATGATGGCTCAGCTTTCTCTGGGCCGTACAAGttccccttctctcctcctctggagcCTTTCAGACTATGCAGCTATACATCTCAG GTCCCCGTTCCCCCTATCCTTGGTTCATATCAACTGAGGGAAGAAGAGAACCAGCTGCATGTGTCGGTGACCCTCAAACTTCATGAGAGTGTGAAGAACAGCTTTGAGTACTGTGAGGCACACCTGCCATTCTTTAACAG AGATCAGATGGGTGTTGCTGATGTGAAGGTGAGCTTCGGACAGCTGGATATCTCAAAGGAGAAGAACCTGTTGGTCTGGGCCCTGG GACAAAAGTTCCCTAAATCTCGTGAGGTCACAATGGAGGGCAAGATCAGTTTTTCTGGGCCGACAGCAGGACCCAGTGACCCCCTCTGCACAGAACTTACAGCCTACATCAAA CCCGAGAACTTCTATCCAAAGAGTACTTCATATGGAACTCAACAGGAACTGCTCCGGTATCCTCTGGGCAGATGA